The following proteins are encoded in a genomic region of Amphiura filiformis chromosome 18, Afil_fr2py, whole genome shotgun sequence:
- the LOC140139177 gene encoding receptor-interacting serine/threonine-protein kinase 2-like, producing MCEGMKCQYLVNILGYINEPDNLSIVMEYFEIGNLKEFNRKFMMAGGVMTRKIRMILDISNGMNYLHTRDTPIFHSDLKLENVFVGGDFTVKIGDFGFAVSRASVSLHEMGGTFTHFPPEAYDNAKVDELWDIYTLEVG from the exons ATGTGTGAAGGAATGAAATGTCAATACCTGGTCAACATCTTGGGTTACATTAATGAACCTGACAACCTAAGCATCGTTATGGAGTACTTTGAGATTGGGAATCTAAAGGAATTCAACAGGAAGTTTATGATGGCTGGTGGCGTCATGACAAGAAAGATCCGCATGATACTGGACATATCTAACGGAATGAACTACCTGCATACACGAGATACACCCATCTTTCACTCTGATCTGAAACTGGAAAATGTATTTGTTGGAGGAGATTTTACAGTTAAA ATTGGAGATTTTGGCTTTGCAGTCAGCAGAGCATCTGTATCACTGCATGAGATGGGAGGAACATTCACACATTTTCCACCTGAGGCTTATGACAATGCCAAAGTTGATGAACTGTGGGATATCTATAC ACTGGAAGTTGGCTAA
- the LOC140139481 gene encoding uncharacterized protein, whose protein sequence is MAEALTAAGTIVTIRGLYLIGKDVYDRCKAIDDDFGDSKKRLMERLHTITSTLKSYEELEKAGKIKLQEEWSSDLTAVGIPANYLRQHLKKAKQYLEEFEEKRKVSKFLSKTDIEKKFKELADDLHVASTALANAVQPLMIPGVKPKHTPSPIALMSSSDLAKIKDLSRGSYGRVFLAEHRQMGQVAVKKVLSKA, encoded by the exons ATGGCTGAAGCACTTACAGCTGCAGGTACAATTGTGACTATAAGAGGCCTGTATTTGATAGGTAAAGATGTGTATGACAGATGCAAGGCGATTGACGATGATTTTGGAGATAGCAAAAAGCGTCTCATGGAGAGACTTCACACCATAACATCAACTCTTAAATCTTATGAGGAACTTGAAAAGGCCGGTAAGATTAAATTACAAGAAGAGTGGAGCTCTGATTTGACAGCAGTTGGAATCCCAGCAAACTATTTACGACAACACTTGAAAAAGGCTAAACAATATCTGGAGGAATTTGAAGAGAAACGGAAAGTGAGCAAGTTTTTGAGTAAGACAGACATTGAAAAGAAGTTCAAGGAGTTAGCTGACGACCTTCATGTTGCATCTACTGCCTTGGCTAATGCAGTTCAACCTTTGATGATCCCAGGAG TGAAACCCAAACATACACCATCACCTATTGCTCTCATGAGCTCCAGTGACTTGGCCAAAATCAAAGACCTTAGTAGAGGTAGTTATGGAAGAGTTTTCTTGGCAGAGCACAGGCAAATGGGACAAGTGGCAGTTAAGAAGGTTCTCAGTAAAGCGTAA